The Calothrix sp. PCC 7507 DNA segment TCGCCTAAAAGTCGTTAAAATCGAAATTGACCCCAACCCCAAGACTGTGAAGCAGTACAGCGTAGAAGGTGTCCCCGCTCTCAGGCTCATTAAAGGGAAAGAATTGTTGGAATCTATAGAAGGGGTTATTGGCAAAGAAAAATTGCTCCAACTCTTAGATACGCATTTAACTAGTAATTAGTCAAAAGTCAAAAGTCAAAAGTAATGACTCTTGACCATTGACTCTTGACCATTGACTCTTGACTTTTGACAAACATGCAATTTGCACAGCGTTTACAACCCCTGCAATCTAATGTATTCGCCGACATGGACAGAGCCAAAGCAGTGGCTTTGGCAAATGGTCGGCATTTAATCGATCTGTCGCTGGGATCTTCTGATTTGCCAGCCGAGGCGCACGTTATTGAGGCGATCGCCCACTCTCTTCATGATCCGAGTACCCACGGCTACTTACTGTTTAACGGCACGCGAGCATTTCGCCAAGCTGTAGCCCACTGGTATGAACAAAAATTTGGCATCAGAGTCAACCCAGAAACGGAAGTACTGCCCCTCATTGGTTCCCAAGAGGGTACTGCCCATTTACCCCTAGCATTGCTCAATCCAGGGGATTTTGCCCTATTACTCGATCCGGGCTACCCCTCCCATGCTGGAGGAGTCCACCTAGCCAGTGGTCAAATCTACCCGATGCCGCTGCTGGCAGAAAATGGCTTTTTACCAGTATTTGCTGATATTCCCACCCCAGTCTTAGCCCAGTCGCGAATGATGGTGTTAAGCTACCCCCACAATCCCACTGCGGCGATCGCTCCTTTATCTTTCTTCCAAGAGGCTGTCGCCTTTTGTCAAGAACACAATATCGTTCTGGTTCACGATTTCCCCTACGTAGATTTGGTATTTACAGAGAATGGGAAAGAGTCTTCCTCCATCCCCCTGCCCCCTACTCCCTGCCCCCTTTCCTCTTCCCTTGTCCCCTCAATTCTGCAAGCTGACCCAGATAAAAGCGTCTCAATTGAATTCTTCACCCTTTCCAAGTCCTATAATATGGGCGGCTTCCGCATTGGCTACGCTATCGGTAACGCCGAGTTAATTCATGCCCTACGTCAAGTAAAAGCAGCTGTTGATTTTAATCAGTATCGCGGGATTTTGAATGGGGCGATCGCTGCCTTGACTGGACCCCAAGCAAGCGTCACAAGTGCCGTTAATACCTTCCGTCAACGTCGTGATACCTTCATTACCGCTTTACACCGCATAGGCTGGCACGTTCCTACTCCCAATGCCACGATGTATATTTGGGCCAAATTGCCCTCATCGTGGAGTCAGAATTCTATGGAATTTTGCACCCAGCTAGTCAAGCAAACTGGTGTCGCAGCTTCTCCTGGTGCTGGCTTTGGTAAATTTGGAGAGGGATATGTGCGTTTTGCCTTGGTGCATGAGCCATCGGTGTTAGAAACCGCTGTTGAGAGAATTGCTGAATTCCTCTAGGGATAAATTCAGCAAAATCTTGATACACATACAAGGCTTTGTAGGGGCGTAGCTTGCTTCTTCGTCAGAAGTACGGTTGTTCGCCCTAATACCTATCTGTCGCACTCTTTTTTCAAAGTGGGATATTAACGGGTTTCCCGACTTGAGCAAAGTGGTGTAAAACGTATGTCGGGTAAGCGTTGCAGCTCAATTTGACACTAATGACAATCGTTTGCCCCGACAGCGTGTATTTTTACTTAAGTCCTTTTCTTGTTGGCACAATATTGACTTTGTGCCTGTAAATGCTTTTTTGTAACTTAAGCTACGATATAAATTGAGTATTTCAAGTATTTATACATAGAAGACAATCAGAAAATTCATGATTTTTTTATTGAGAATATACAAACACTTTACCTAATCTAGCCTGCCAATTTTGTAGACTTGACTTGTATAGTCAGATACCAAAAACTAAAACAAGCTGGCTCGAAGACTTGGGTTGTATACTCAGCTACTTGAAATCCACTGTATTTGATTCTGTGGTTGGCGAATTCTAAGAATAAGCCAACTATTCATTACCATAAATACAACAAAAATAAGCTAAAGAAAATATTAATTTTTAAATAATTTTATATTTTAAGATAATATTATTAATCAGAGGAAAACAATTTAATTTAATCTATTAATGTTTTTCCTCTAATGCATGAACGGATTTTATATTCATTTAAAAGTTCCTATAATAATAGTTTGAAAGTTTGATAGAGTTTTTGAATTTTGACATCAGATGATAGGTAAAAATGACAGTACGATTACTCTCTCTAAATCAGCAATTACAGTCGCAGCAAATTAGACGAATTTTGCTAATTGAAGATAATGATGTCAATAGGATGTTATTGAGTGATTATCTTAGTTACTGCGGATACAATGTTCAAAGTTTATCAAACGGCTCTACTTTGTTCTTGACTATAGAAAAATTTCAGCCCGATTTGATATTATTGGACTTAAAATTGCCAGACATTGATGGTTATTTATTGCTAGAACAGATCCAACAAAAACCAGACTTTACTAGGATACCTGTTATTGTAGTTTCAGCTTTTGCTTTTAAGGCAGATCAAGAAAGAGCTATAAGTCTGGGGGCTTGCCGCTACTTTGTTAAACCTGTTAATCTCAACGATTTAATATTAACAATTGAAGAAGAATTAGCCTCCTATCAGTGATAAAGGTTTCTAATTTTCATCGAACTTTTCAACTTTTTGGTTACTAATAAACTCTTCCACACTTTCACTGAGGTTGTGTACATAGCTACCAACTTCGGAAATTTTGCGTTGTACTTGTACTAATAATAAAACCGCCGTTTGTAATTCGTTTAGTGTTTCATCCATAGCTGCACGGTATTGTGATTCAAATTCATTTATATTCATATAGTTGTCATTTTATCGATTTCTGGCTTTACGGTTTCAATCATATTCAATAGCTTGAACTTAATAAATCCGTTGATTCGCTTAATCTTTGCTGTTGAGTGGAAAATCCGGAAGATTGCGCTGATCAAGAATTCAGACTATGACAACTTTATATCTAGAAAAACAGTTATTTAATAAGTCTGGAAGTAAATGAAATCTGTTGCAACTAACCTACTACCAAGAGTTTATCAGGTATTGTGTCCTAATTATACAGCTGTTTAAAATATGCAAAAGCTTAGTTTTGATAGAGTTTTACTCCGATAAGTAGCCACAATATGAGGACTGCTTTAAACAAAAAACTATATAAAATCTGTAATAACATAAATAATGCATGATGCTCCTCGATTAACAAGGGGCTAATGTAGAGACAACATCTCTCACGGGGATCGACTTGATATTCACTTAATAATGACCGAGCTGATCAACACAGAAAACTTATTTTCTTTAAAATAGGGATAGGTGGATTTGTAAAATTACCTAACTTTAGATGTGACAAAATCTGCTCCCACGCTAACGCTCGTTAAAAACCTAGAACGATTGGAAACCCGTTTAGCTGAAATTCCGCCGGAACCAGGGGTTTATTTCATGAGGGATGTGAGCGATCGCATTATCTATATAGGTAAGTCGCGAAAGTTGCGATCGCGTGTGCGTTCCTATTTCCGGGATGGATATAACAAGACGGAACGGATAGCCACAATGGTGAAACAGGTGGCTGAAATTGAATTCATCGTCACCGATACTGAAGCGGAAGCCTTGGCGTTAGAAGCCAACTTGATTAAGCAGCATCAGCCATACTTCAACGTGCTACTCAAGGATGATAAGAAATATCCCTATGTTTGCATTACTTGGTCAGAAAAGTATCCACGCATTTTTATCACCCGCAAACGCCAATTAGGCAAAGAAAAGGATAAATTTTACGGCCCTTATACGGATTCTGGTCTACTACGCGAAATATTACGAATTTGCAAGCGGATTTTTACACTCCGACAACGACCTCAACCACTATTCAAAGATCGTCCTTGCTTGAATTATGACATGGGACGCTGTCCGGGTGTGTGTCAACAGCTGATTTCACCAGAAGAATACCGCAAAACTGTACAAAAAGTAGCGATGGTTTTTCAAGGACGAACCCACGAACTGATTGAGATTTTGACTCAACAAATGCAAACAGCTGCTGAGGAACTCAATTTTGAGTCAGCAGCACGGATTCGCGATCAAATTGTCGGCTTAAAGTCGCTGACAGCAGATCAAAAAGTTTCCTTACCAGATGATACGGTTTCACGGGATGCAATTGCTCTGGCTGCTGATGATCAACATGCCTTTATTCAATTGTTCCAGATTCGCGCTGGTCAATTGGTGGGACGCTTGGCATTCGTGGCGGATGCTCACGCCGAGCCTGGAGCTATTTTACAACGAGTTTTAGAAGAACATTATCAAACTGCCGACGCCGTGGAAATTCCCGCAGAAATTTTGGTGCAGCATGAGTTACCAGATGGGGAAATATTGGCTGATGTTTTAAGTGCGCGGAAAGGGAGAAAAGTGACGATTTTGGCTCCCCAGCGCCAAACTAAGGCAGAATTAATTGAGATGGTAGAGCGAAATGCTCAGTATGAATTGCAAAGAATGCAAAAATTGGGCGA contains these protein-coding regions:
- the uvrC gene encoding excinuclease ABC subunit UvrC; protein product: MTKSAPTLTLVKNLERLETRLAEIPPEPGVYFMRDVSDRIIYIGKSRKLRSRVRSYFRDGYNKTERIATMVKQVAEIEFIVTDTEAEALALEANLIKQHQPYFNVLLKDDKKYPYVCITWSEKYPRIFITRKRQLGKEKDKFYGPYTDSGLLREILRICKRIFTLRQRPQPLFKDRPCLNYDMGRCPGVCQQLISPEEYRKTVQKVAMVFQGRTHELIEILTQQMQTAAEELNFESAARIRDQIVGLKSLTADQKVSLPDDTVSRDAIALAADDQHAFIQLFQIRAGQLVGRLAFVADAHAEPGAILQRVLEEHYQTADAVEIPAEILVQHELPDGEILADVLSARKGRKVTILAPQRQTKAELIEMVERNAQYELQRMQKLGDRNSQAMQDLATILDLPDLIVHRIEGYDISHIQGSNAVASQVVFIDGLPAKQHYRHYKIKNPTVTIGHSDDFASLAEVIGRRFRKYIEDPQLSRAGNPDWPDLIMIDGGKGQLSSVVAVLQEMNLLADLRVISLAKQREEIFLPGESQPLKTESEQPGVQLLRRLRDEAHRFAVNFHRQQRSDKLKRSRLDEIPGLGHHRQKQLLGHFRSVDYIRQATPTQISEVPGIGPRLAQEIYDYFHPA
- a CDS encoding co-chaperone YbbN, whose amino-acid sequence is MSKGVITITDAEFETEVLTSDRPVLVYFWASWCGPCQLMAPLINSAATQYSDRLKVVKIEIDPNPKTVKQYSVEGVPALRLIKGKELLESIEGVIGKEKLLQLLDTHLTSN
- a CDS encoding LL-diaminopimelate aminotransferase; this encodes MQFAQRLQPLQSNVFADMDRAKAVALANGRHLIDLSLGSSDLPAEAHVIEAIAHSLHDPSTHGYLLFNGTRAFRQAVAHWYEQKFGIRVNPETEVLPLIGSQEGTAHLPLALLNPGDFALLLDPGYPSHAGGVHLASGQIYPMPLLAENGFLPVFADIPTPVLAQSRMMVLSYPHNPTAAIAPLSFFQEAVAFCQEHNIVLVHDFPYVDLVFTENGKESSSIPLPPTPCPLSSSLVPSILQADPDKSVSIEFFTLSKSYNMGGFRIGYAIGNAELIHALRQVKAAVDFNQYRGILNGAIAALTGPQASVTSAVNTFRQRRDTFITALHRIGWHVPTPNATMYIWAKLPSSWSQNSMEFCTQLVKQTGVAASPGAGFGKFGEGYVRFALVHEPSVLETAVERIAEFL
- a CDS encoding response regulator, whose product is MTVRLLSLNQQLQSQQIRRILLIEDNDVNRMLLSDYLSYCGYNVQSLSNGSTLFLTIEKFQPDLILLDLKLPDIDGYLLLEQIQQKPDFTRIPVIVVSAFAFKADQERAISLGACRYFVKPVNLNDLILTIEEELASYQ